One window of Hujiaoplasma nucleasis genomic DNA carries:
- the dnaB gene encoding replicative DNA helicase: MEIKTPYSQEAEESVLGSIFFSESEIKTIADKLTVEDFYNPSHQEIYEAILKLFKNGNSIDAITVSNFLENINTLEKAGGREYIVYLSSVVPSTANLMEYINIVKDKSVLRKLQESFTSLIEASRSVEDTPHFIDQVEKEIFNITKDRRSTDFVNIAEAAEKTLAKIAEQAQHANEISGLDTGYYQFNRYTLGLQPSDLLIVAARPGIGKTAFALNLALNIGMLPKAPHIAFFSLEMGVEQLVMRLLSSVSSVDNTSLRKGDLKQYEWERLQTGVHNLKGSNIYFDDSGTVQVLDLRSKCRKLKQDNKLDLVIVDYLQLLSGSQHNKGNRVQEVSEISRVLKEMARELKVPVVALSQLSRNLEQRPDKTPRMSDLRESGSIEQDADIIIFLYVKEEDKQDESRQNITQFVVAKNRHGQPGDFELLFNKNTSKFSGEFNSGLKG; this comes from the coding sequence ATGGAGATTAAGACACCATATTCTCAAGAAGCAGAAGAATCAGTATTAGGTTCCATCTTTTTCAGTGAGAGCGAAATAAAAACCATAGCGGATAAGTTGACTGTAGAAGATTTTTATAATCCTTCACATCAAGAGATATATGAAGCCATTTTAAAGTTATTTAAAAATGGTAATTCTATTGATGCCATTACCGTCAGCAATTTCCTTGAAAATATTAATACTTTAGAAAAAGCAGGTGGAAGAGAATACATTGTCTACCTTTCTTCAGTAGTGCCTTCAACTGCCAATTTGATGGAGTACATCAATATTGTTAAAGATAAGTCAGTCTTACGTAAACTTCAAGAAAGTTTTACATCTTTAATTGAAGCCTCCCGTTCTGTTGAAGATACGCCTCATTTTATCGATCAAGTAGAAAAAGAAATATTTAATATTACTAAAGATAGAAGATCAACTGATTTTGTTAATATAGCAGAAGCTGCTGAGAAAACTCTAGCTAAAATTGCTGAACAAGCCCAACATGCTAATGAAATTAGTGGTCTAGATACGGGTTATTACCAATTCAACCGATACACCTTAGGTTTACAGCCTTCAGATTTATTAATTGTAGCTGCTAGACCAGGGATTGGGAAAACAGCCTTTGCTTTAAATTTAGCATTGAATATTGGGATGTTGCCTAAGGCACCTCATATTGCCTTTTTCTCATTGGAAATGGGTGTAGAACAATTGGTGATGAGATTGTTATCTTCAGTTTCATCTGTAGATAATACATCTTTAAGAAAAGGTGATTTAAAACAATACGAGTGGGAAAGATTACAAACAGGTGTTCATAATCTTAAAGGCTCAAATATCTATTTTGATGATTCTGGTACTGTACAAGTATTGGATTTAAGAAGTAAATGTCGTAAATTAAAACAAGATAATAAATTAGATTTAGTGATTGTTGACTACTTACAGTTATTAAGTGGTTCACAACATAATAAGGGAAATAGAGTACAGGAAGTATCTGAAATTTCTCGGGTATTAAAAGAAATGGCAAGAGAGTTAAAAGTGCCTGTTGTGGCGCTTTCGCAATTATCTCGTAATCTTGAACAAAGACCAGATAAAACACCAAGAATGTCAGATTTAAGAGAATCTGGATCTATTGAACAAGATGCGGATATTATTATTTTCTTATATGTTAAAGAAGAAGATAAACAAGATGAATCAAGACAAAACATCACACAATTTGTGGTGGCTAAAAACAGGCATGGACAACCTGGGGATTTTGAGTTGTTATTTAACAAAAACACTTCTAAATTCTCTGGAGAATTTAATAGCGGACTGAAGGGGTAA
- the rplI gene encoding 50S ribosomal protein L9 produces the protein MKKFFNKFHIFLTFNYVLLVILSFVFHFIHPLYNLYIYTFFNIVIFIIFIGILLFEYISRQRRLRIEQLETKIRETNAINKRKLNNEDIALNYLPVGIIIYDDDFNISYANNAAKEYFSNVLVERPLCLLNKDLCDNVEKRVGKFMVELYDKLFDAVHYPKNKTVYFFEVTEREEIKKKYFENQNAVGILSLDNYVEATTNMDYQTKSSIEGSLLGILNHWCEENHIYFISLRVDRAIIITNRKKIDEFIEEGFPILDQITAKAEEKDIRVSLSMGIASFDEDASRLGEYAEEALKLAIDRGGDQVVVNFKNQPIKFFGGRSNTVEKSSKITAKVNSNALSDYIAEAENVYIMPHKTTDIDALGAAIGLLEMGIAKGKAIKIIIDFDDIDQTTQKVFNMLEHEYIKLLEYVIEPQEALNKVNQNTLLIIVDHHSPVQSNAPEMIDKTKNIIVIDHHRRIHEAIPDLLMNYVEPYASSSVELVTELVDFFEDEIEIHKFEATIMLAGMMIDTNNFSHRTGARTFEAAAKLRNLGADPSQARLILRESLDDIRTKSNLVNKARIIDDRFAITSLDEVETTDRVQLAKTADELLEIDNIIAAFAVGKLDGSTIGISARSVSNFNVSVMMEKFGGGGHLNNAAAQIKNSNTDEVIDKIEKLIESTYKEETTMKVILIKDVKGRGKKGDVIEVATGYGNYLLTSKHAIKANTANMEALERDLTEKKEKEDKAHKEALELKELIEKSPISLYVKIGDTGKLFGSVNTKQIADELKKQHNIIVDKRKIALDDKINSLGNFDIEVKLHKDVVATIDVQVLEKE, from the coding sequence ATGAAAAAGTTCTTTAATAAGTTTCATATATTCCTGACATTCAATTATGTTTTATTGGTGATATTATCTTTTGTTTTTCACTTTATTCACCCCTTATATAATTTGTATATTTATACTTTTTTCAATATTGTTATTTTCATTATTTTTATTGGTATTTTATTATTTGAATACATATCAAGACAAAGAAGATTGCGTATTGAACAACTTGAAACAAAGATTAGAGAAACCAACGCTATTAATAAGAGAAAGTTAAATAATGAAGACATTGCTTTAAACTATTTACCGGTTGGTATCATTATTTATGATGATGATTTCAATATTTCTTATGCCAATAACGCTGCTAAAGAATATTTTTCTAATGTTTTGGTTGAAAGACCTTTATGTTTATTAAATAAAGACTTATGTGATAATGTTGAAAAACGTGTTGGAAAATTTATGGTGGAGTTGTACGATAAATTATTTGATGCTGTTCATTATCCTAAAAATAAGACAGTTTATTTCTTTGAAGTAACTGAAAGAGAAGAAATAAAAAAGAAATATTTTGAGAATCAAAATGCTGTTGGAATTTTATCTTTAGATAACTATGTAGAAGCCACAACCAATATGGATTACCAAACCAAATCTTCTATAGAAGGATCTTTACTTGGGATTTTAAATCATTGGTGTGAAGAAAATCATATTTATTTTATTTCTTTAAGAGTAGATAGGGCCATTATAATTACTAATCGTAAGAAAATTGATGAGTTTATCGAAGAAGGTTTCCCTATCTTAGATCAAATTACTGCTAAAGCAGAAGAAAAGGATATTCGAGTTTCCTTATCTATGGGTATAGCCTCTTTTGATGAAGATGCATCAAGACTTGGTGAATACGCTGAGGAAGCATTAAAGTTAGCCATAGATCGCGGTGGCGATCAAGTGGTTGTTAACTTTAAAAATCAACCTATTAAGTTTTTTGGTGGTCGTTCTAATACTGTTGAAAAATCTTCTAAAATTACTGCAAAAGTAAATTCAAATGCATTGAGCGATTATATTGCTGAAGCTGAGAATGTATATATTATGCCACATAAAACAACTGATATTGACGCTTTAGGAGCGGCTATAGGTTTATTGGAAATGGGTATAGCCAAGGGTAAGGCAATTAAAATCATTATTGATTTTGATGATATTGATCAAACAACACAAAAAGTATTTAATATGTTAGAACATGAATATATTAAGTTGTTAGAATATGTGATTGAACCTCAAGAAGCTTTAAATAAGGTTAACCAAAATACCTTACTTATTATTGTTGACCATCATTCACCAGTTCAATCCAATGCACCTGAGATGATAGATAAGACAAAGAATATTATTGTTATAGATCATCATCGAAGAATACATGAAGCTATTCCGGATTTATTAATGAACTATGTTGAACCTTATGCTTCATCTTCGGTTGAACTTGTCACTGAATTGGTAGATTTTTTTGAAGATGAAATTGAAATTCATAAATTTGAAGCAACCATTATGTTGGCGGGAATGATGATTGACACCAATAATTTTTCTCATAGAACTGGCGCTAGAACATTTGAAGCAGCTGCTAAATTAAGAAATTTAGGCGCAGATCCATCACAAGCTAGGTTAATCTTAAGAGAATCACTAGATGATATTAGAACTAAATCAAATTTGGTTAATAAAGCTAGAATTATTGATGATAGATTTGCCATTACTTCTTTGGATGAAGTAGAGACAACTGATCGAGTCCAACTTGCTAAAACAGCAGATGAATTATTAGAAATCGATAACATCATCGCTGCTTTTGCTGTGGGTAAATTGGATGGTTCAACCATCGGAATTTCTGCTAGGTCTGTCAGCAACTTTAATGTGTCTGTGATGATGGAAAAATTTGGTGGTGGAGGCCATTTAAATAATGCCGCTGCCCAAATTAAGAATTCAAATACGGATGAAGTTATAGATAAAATTGAAAAATTAATAGAAAGTACATATAAGGAGGAAACGACCATGAAAGTCATTTTGATTAAAGATGTTAAAGGTAGAGGTAAAAAAGGTGATGTGATTGAAGTCGCTACAGGTTATGGCAATTACTTGTTAACATCAAAACACGCAATCAAAGCCAATACTGCCAATATGGAAGCTCTAGAGAGAGATTTAACTGAAAAAAAAGAAAAAGAAGACAAGGCTCATAAAGAAGCTTTAGAACTTAAAGAATTAATCGAAAAGAGTCCTATTAGTCTTTATGTAAAAATAGGTGATACTGGTAAATTATTTGGTTCAGTCAATACCAAACAAATCGCTGATGAACTAAAAAAACAACATAATATTATTGTGGATAAACGTAAAATTGCTTTAGATGATAAAATTAACTCTTTAGGTAATTTTGATATTGAAGTTAAGTTACATAAAGATGTTGTTGCAACGATAGATGTTCAAGTATTAGAAAAAGAATAG